Proteins encoded together in one Formosa sp. Hel3_A1_48 window:
- a CDS encoding GNAT family N-acyltransferase: MSIVSAKEIAKAIKLDGYGFLGTFCGWILMKVLKISTINRIYNRNKHLSDLDFLNALLNDFQIKFDIPEEDLKRLPKDGAYVTISNHPLGGIDGILLLKLMLEERKDFKIIANFILHRIEPLIPYIMPVNPFENRKDVRSSVVGFKNALTHLKEGHPLGIFPAGEVSTYRDGKLLVDRPWEAAAMKLVKKAEVPVVPIYFHAKNSPLFYRLSKISDTLRTAKLPSELLTQKHRVIRVRIGRPISVKEQQQQQTLEEFSNFIRKKTYMLSNVFERPKILKNISLNIKIKKPPKKIITPVDRLLMRSEVKDLRAKDHRLLESKNYEVYLAPAANIPNILREIGRLREITFREIGEGTNRAIDLDKFDRYYHHLFLWDREAECLAGAYRMGLGRDVYEAYGINGFYLQDLFRFEPELHKMMSHSIELGRAFIIKEYQQKPMPLFLLWKGIVHTTLRFPNHKYLIGGVSISNRFSNFSKSLMIEFMKSHYYDPYLAQYVHPKKEFKVKLKDTDKDFVFDATEADLNKFDKIIDEIEPGALRLPVLLKKYIKQNARLIAFNVDPLFNDAIDGLMYIRISDLPDSTVRPVMEEFQAELEGKFDPQAERE; encoded by the coding sequence ATGAGTATAGTTTCTGCCAAAGAAATTGCAAAAGCGATTAAGCTTGACGGCTATGGATTTTTAGGCACATTTTGTGGATGGATTCTGATGAAAGTTCTCAAAATATCGACCATCAATAGAATCTACAACCGCAACAAACACTTGTCTGATCTTGATTTTTTAAATGCACTTTTGAATGATTTTCAAATCAAATTTGACATTCCAGAAGAAGACCTTAAACGCTTACCTAAAGACGGTGCCTATGTGACTATTTCCAACCACCCGTTGGGTGGAATTGATGGTATTTTGTTACTAAAGCTGATGCTGGAAGAGCGTAAAGATTTTAAAATTATCGCAAACTTCATATTGCATAGAATAGAACCCTTGATTCCCTACATTATGCCCGTAAATCCGTTCGAAAATCGAAAAGATGTGCGATCTAGTGTTGTGGGATTCAAAAATGCCTTGACGCATTTGAAAGAAGGGCACCCCCTTGGAATTTTTCCAGCAGGAGAAGTGTCAACGTACCGCGATGGAAAACTATTGGTAGACAGGCCCTGGGAAGCAGCCGCAATGAAACTGGTTAAAAAAGCAGAAGTCCCTGTTGTGCCTATTTATTTTCATGCGAAAAACAGCCCCTTATTTTACCGCCTATCAAAAATAAGTGATACCCTAAGAACAGCAAAATTACCTTCCGAATTGCTCACACAAAAACACAGAGTCATTAGGGTGCGTATAGGACGACCTATCTCTGTAAAAGAACAACAGCAACAGCAAACTTTAGAAGAATTTTCGAATTTTATCCGCAAAAAAACATACATGCTTTCGAATGTATTTGAACGGCCAAAAATTTTAAAAAATATTTCCTTGAACATTAAAATCAAAAAACCGCCAAAAAAAATCATCACGCCTGTTGATCGTCTTCTGATGCGGTCTGAAGTAAAAGATTTACGCGCCAAAGATCATCGCCTATTGGAGAGCAAAAATTACGAGGTATACTTAGCTCCTGCTGCTAATATTCCCAATATTTTAAGAGAGATTGGCCGACTGCGCGAAATTACATTTCGAGAAATTGGTGAAGGGACCAACCGGGCGATTGATTTGGATAAATTTGACCGTTACTACCACCATCTGTTTTTGTGGGATAGAGAAGCGGAGTGCTTGGCTGGTGCTTATCGTATGGGGCTTGGCAGGGATGTGTATGAAGCCTATGGCATCAATGGGTTTTATCTTCAAGACTTGTTTCGATTTGAGCCCGAACTTCACAAAATGATGAGTCATTCTATAGAACTTGGTAGAGCGTTTATCATCAAGGAATACCAACAAAAACCCATGCCCTTATTTCTGCTTTGGAAAGGTATTGTGCATACTACCTTGCGCTTCCCAAACCACAAATACCTTATAGGAGGCGTAAGTATAAGTAACCGCTTTTCAAATTTTTCAAAATCGCTTATGATTGAATTTATGAAATCGCATTACTATGATCCTTATTTGGCGCAATATGTACACCCAAAAAAAGAATTTAAAGTGAAACTTAAAGACACCGATAAAGATTTTGTATTCGATGCTACAGAGGCCGATTTAAATAAGTTTGATAAAATCATCGATGAAATTGAACCTGGTGCATTGCGCCTTCCTGTATTACTTAAAAAATACATCAAACAAAATGCACGGCTTATTGCCTTCAATGTAGATCCGCTTTTTAACGATGCGATAGATGGGTTAATGTACATCCGCATTTCTGATCTACCTGATAGTACGGTACGCCCAGTCATGGAAGAATTTCAAGCGGAACTGGAGGGTAAGTTTGACCCTCAAGCTGAGCGAGAGTAA
- a CDS encoding 2-hydroxyacid dehydrogenase: MNILHVDTNHPLLIEQLATLGHVNHEDLMSTKAQIQNKIAQYEGLVIRSRFSIDKSFLDQAINLKFIGRVGAGLENIDVDYAAQKGIHLIAAPEGNRNAVGEHALGMLLSLFNKLNQADKEVRQGLWQREANRGVELDGKTIGIIGYGHMGKAFAKKLKGFEVEVLCYDIKSNIGDDNAKQVALEEFQKKVEVVSLHTPQTTRTIGMINREFIQKFTHPFWLINTARGKSVVTKDLVAALETGHILGAGLDVLEYEKSSFENLFNEDNIPQALKDLMQFKQVLLSPHVAGWTAESHRKLAQTIVAKVQEIFHQV, translated from the coding sequence ATGAATATCCTTCATGTGGATACCAACCATCCGTTACTGATTGAACAATTGGCCACTCTTGGTCATGTAAATCATGAGGATCTTATGAGTACAAAAGCCCAGATCCAGAACAAAATTGCCCAATATGAAGGCCTTGTGATAAGAAGTCGTTTTTCTATTGATAAATCTTTTTTAGACCAAGCTATAAATTTGAAATTCATAGGACGAGTAGGGGCTGGTTTAGAAAATATTGATGTGGACTATGCCGCTCAAAAAGGCATTCATTTGATTGCAGCACCAGAAGGCAATCGCAATGCTGTAGGCGAGCATGCATTAGGAATGTTATTGTCTTTATTTAATAAATTAAATCAAGCCGATAAAGAAGTACGCCAAGGGCTGTGGCAGCGCGAAGCTAATAGGGGTGTAGAGTTGGACGGCAAAACCATTGGAATTATAGGTTACGGGCATATGGGCAAAGCTTTTGCTAAAAAGTTGAAAGGATTTGAAGTTGAGGTTTTGTGTTATGATATAAAATCCAATATTGGTGATGATAATGCGAAACAAGTTGCGCTGGAAGAATTTCAAAAGAAGGTAGAAGTTGTGAGTTTACATACCCCACAAACCACACGTACAATAGGGATGATCAATAGAGAATTTATTCAAAAATTTACGCATCCTTTTTGGCTCATTAATACCGCTCGAGGTAAAAGTGTAGTTACCAAAGATTTAGTGGCAGCTTTAGAAACTGGACACATTTTAGGTGCAGGATTGGATGTATTAGAATATGAAAAAAGCTCCTTTGAAAACTTATTTAATGAAGACAATATACCCCAAGCTCTAAAGGATTTGATGCAATTCAAACAAGTACTATTGTCTCCACATGTTGCGGGCTGGACCGCAGAAAGCCACCGAAAATTAGCCCAAACGATTGTAGCTAAAGTTCAGGAGATTTTTCATCAAGTATAG
- the mgtE gene encoding magnesium transporter, with protein sequence METSKEHIPFEITAALLAAIELDIKNRNDGPLQEQFNELHYADIAEILDDLTLDQATYIIKLLDSETTSDVLAELEEDVREKVLQNLSVKEIAEEVKELDTDDAADLLSELSPERKQKVIAQIDDKELVADINELLEYDENTAGGLMAKELVKVYETWTVAGCLRKIRAQAENVKRVHSIYVVTKEEKLIGRLSLKDLLIAKNETKISAIYIPKVDSVHVHDDDEDVARLMAKYDLEAVPVVDDKKTLLGRITIDDIVDVIKEEAEKDYQLAAGITQDVDAEDSIFALTKARLPWLFLGLIGGVGAAVIMGTFDTIIEDYPLILLFTPLIAAMAGNVGVQSSAIIVQGLANDDIKGSVNNRLIKEMLLAALNGIVLALFLFAFIWAWQQDIQTALAVSVSLVAVIIVAGIVGTFIPLFLHKRGIDPAIATGPFITTSNDIFGILIYFIIAKFILNI encoded by the coding sequence GTGGAAACGTCTAAAGAGCATATCCCTTTTGAGATTACAGCAGCTTTATTGGCAGCTATTGAATTGGACATCAAAAATAGAAATGATGGGCCACTTCAAGAGCAATTCAATGAGTTGCACTATGCCGATATTGCCGAAATTTTAGACGATTTAACTCTAGATCAAGCCACTTATATCATCAAGTTATTGGATAGTGAAACAACTTCTGATGTACTTGCAGAACTAGAAGAAGACGTTCGTGAGAAGGTACTTCAAAATCTTTCCGTAAAGGAAATTGCTGAGGAAGTTAAGGAATTAGATACCGATGACGCTGCAGATTTACTGTCTGAGCTGTCCCCTGAGCGTAAACAAAAAGTTATTGCGCAAATTGACGACAAAGAATTGGTCGCAGACATCAATGAGCTCCTCGAGTATGATGAAAACACTGCTGGTGGTCTGATGGCGAAGGAACTAGTCAAGGTTTATGAAACTTGGACTGTTGCGGGTTGTCTTAGAAAAATTCGTGCACAAGCCGAAAATGTTAAAAGAGTACATTCTATCTATGTGGTAACCAAAGAAGAAAAACTTATTGGAAGATTATCCCTAAAAGATTTGTTGATTGCCAAAAATGAAACAAAAATAAGTGCTATATATATACCAAAAGTTGATTCTGTTCATGTACACGATGATGATGAGGATGTGGCGCGTCTAATGGCCAAGTACGATTTGGAAGCTGTTCCAGTAGTCGATGACAAAAAAACCTTGTTGGGCCGCATCACCATCGACGATATTGTAGATGTTATCAAAGAAGAAGCTGAAAAAGATTACCAATTAGCGGCGGGTATTACACAAGATGTAGATGCAGAGGATAGTATTTTTGCACTCACAAAGGCCCGTTTACCATGGTTGTTTTTGGGTCTTATTGGCGGGGTTGGAGCCGCTGTAATAATGGGGACTTTTGATACTATAATTGAAGATTATCCTCTTATTTTATTATTCACTCCACTTATTGCCGCAATGGCTGGTAATGTAGGGGTGCAGTCGAGTGCTATCATCGTTCAAGGTTTAGCCAATGACGACATCAAAGGGAGTGTCAACAATAGATTAATCAAAGAGATGCTATTGGCCGCTCTCAATGGTATTGTCTTAGCCCTATTTCTTTTTGCTTTTATTTGGGCATGGCAACAAGATATTCAAACTGCATTGGCAGTATCGGTTTCATTGGTAGCTGTCATAATTGTTGCCGGAATTGTAGGGACTTTTATTCCTTTGTTTTTACACAAAAGGGGTATCGATCCAGCAATTGCTACCGGTCCTTTTATCACTACCAGCAATGATATTTTTGGTATTTTGATTTATTTCATCATCGCTAAATTCATTTTAAATATTTAA
- the rsmA gene encoding 16S rRNA (adenine(1518)-N(6)/adenine(1519)-N(6))-dimethyltransferase RsmA: MMSVKPKKHLGQHFLNDESVARSIADTLTLKGYDNVLEIGPGMGVLTKYLLEKPITTYVIEIDEESASYLQAHYLQLSDHIIQEDVLKYDFSKVFVDKSFAIIGNFPYNISSQIVFKMLENRSQIPEFSGMFQKEVARRICDKGGSKAYGILSVLVQAFYDAEYLFTVPPSVFNPPPKVDSGVLRLTRKQDFELPCGEKLFFSVVKSAFQQRRKTLRNSLKGFNLSENLKANTIFGKRPEQLSVDAFIELTTAIEMDHKIE; this comes from the coding sequence CTGATGAGCGTAAAACCAAAAAAGCATTTAGGACAACATTTTTTAAATGATGAATCTGTTGCTCGAAGCATAGCGGATACGCTTACGCTCAAAGGCTATGATAATGTATTGGAAATAGGCCCAGGCATGGGTGTTTTGACTAAGTACTTATTGGAGAAGCCTATAACAACTTATGTGATTGAAATTGATGAAGAATCGGCTTCTTACCTTCAAGCGCACTACCTACAGCTCTCTGACCACATTATTCAAGAAGATGTATTAAAGTATGATTTTTCTAAAGTTTTTGTCGATAAATCCTTTGCCATCATTGGAAATTTCCCCTACAATATTTCATCTCAAATCGTATTTAAAATGCTGGAAAACCGATCTCAAATTCCGGAGTTTTCAGGGATGTTTCAAAAGGAAGTTGCACGGCGAATTTGTGATAAGGGTGGAAGTAAGGCCTATGGTATTTTATCGGTTTTAGTACAAGCTTTTTATGATGCAGAATATCTATTTACAGTCCCGCCATCTGTTTTCAATCCGCCACCAAAAGTAGATTCAGGAGTTCTTCGCCTTACACGAAAACAAGATTTTGAGCTTCCGTGTGGTGAAAAACTATTCTTTTCGGTAGTAAAAAGTGCTTTTCAACAACGCCGTAAAACGCTGAGAAATAGTTTAAAAGGGTTTAATTTGTCGGAAAATTTAAAAGCAAATACTATCTTTGGCAAACGACCAGAGCAGTTGTCTGTTGATGCATTCATAGAATTGACAACAGCAATAGAAATGGATCATAAAATTGAATAA
- a CDS encoding DUF4286 family protein has protein sequence MIIYNVTINIEDSVHSEWLKWMKDHIPQVLATGLFSKALFTKVLVEEEMGGTTYSVQYYAYSKSTLTQYYKEYANQLQADGMKRFGNKMLAFRTELELVDEFKVTKD, from the coding sequence ATGATCATTTACAATGTTACCATCAACATAGAAGATTCAGTTCATTCTGAATGGCTAAAATGGATGAAAGATCACATTCCTCAAGTGCTTGCCACAGGCTTATTTTCAAAAGCTTTATTTACAAAAGTATTGGTTGAGGAAGAGATGGGCGGAACAACTTATTCTGTGCAATACTATGCTTATTCCAAAAGCACATTGACGCAGTATTATAAAGAATATGCCAACCAGTTGCAAGCCGATGGGATGAAGCGTTTTGGAAATAAAATGCTGGCTTTTCGCACTGAACTTGAATTGGTGGACGAATTTAAAGTAACCAAAGACTGA
- a CDS encoding tetratricopeptide repeat protein: MKLFICLFFGMFNLLLCAQTDFDLAENYYDKGEFEKALFIYQKLHKEAPSNSNFAFRIIEVQQELQHFEEADAFINHQLSLRNNPQMLVEMGYNFQLQNKLEQASVYFKKAIAIAKATPAYCYSIALRFEEHSLVDEAIEVYKLAINQTNNTSYEYRLAGLYAQKKDVQNMFLSYLNFTENNPTFLSQVYRLFGDYISENPDAEYNQILRKILLKKLHTSPSIFWSQMLSWLYTQQKDYQKALLQEKSIFRRNPSSLQGVINVGFRAKSDQVYDVTVDAFNFIIQNAQDSKLTIETHRQLIELELIQSSPQDLNQIQSKYNNLFEIYGQSSETLTLQLSYAHFLAFYLHNYPEAISFLKTAINTQLSANELGRIKLKLADVLIIDEQFNKALLYYAQVYTTLRNSPLAQEARFKSAKASYYSGDFEWAESQLKVLKSSTSQLIANDALELKLLITDHKFGDSLQSPLRQYAKADLLNHQNKKIEAIEVLNRLIQDHSTHAIVDQALLFQAKLFEQNNQFSNASENYLKIITDFSSEILIDDALYAMAQLLRIKLSQDEKAMPYYEKIIFNHPDSIHFVDSNKHYRSLRAKYQKQTTIDL; encoded by the coding sequence ATGAAGCTATTTATTTGTTTGTTTTTTGGAATGTTTAATCTGCTTTTATGTGCCCAAACAGATTTTGATTTGGCCGAAAATTACTATGACAAAGGCGAGTTTGAAAAAGCACTTTTTATCTATCAAAAACTCCATAAGGAAGCGCCATCAAACTCAAATTTTGCTTTTAGAATAATAGAAGTACAACAAGAATTACAGCATTTTGAAGAAGCAGATGCATTCATAAATCATCAACTGAGTCTTAGAAACAATCCTCAGATGCTTGTGGAAATGGGCTATAATTTTCAGTTACAAAATAAATTAGAACAAGCTAGTGTATACTTTAAAAAAGCCATTGCTATTGCAAAAGCTACTCCAGCTTACTGTTACTCCATAGCACTTCGATTCGAAGAGCACAGTCTTGTTGACGAGGCCATTGAAGTTTATAAATTGGCAATAAATCAAACTAACAACACGAGTTACGAATACCGTCTTGCGGGCTTGTATGCACAGAAAAAAGATGTTCAAAACATGTTTTTGAGTTATTTGAATTTTACTGAAAACAACCCCACTTTTCTTTCTCAAGTATACCGTTTATTCGGCGATTATATTTCAGAAAACCCAGATGCTGAATACAACCAAATATTAAGAAAAATCCTTCTGAAGAAACTGCACACCTCGCCATCTATTTTTTGGAGTCAAATGTTGAGTTGGTTGTACACTCAGCAAAAAGATTACCAAAAGGCACTACTGCAAGAAAAGTCCATCTTTAGACGTAACCCAAGCAGTCTGCAAGGGGTAATCAATGTGGGCTTTAGAGCAAAATCAGATCAAGTCTATGATGTTACTGTTGATGCTTTTAATTTTATTATTCAAAATGCTCAGGATAGTAAACTTACGATTGAAACGCATAGGCAGTTAATCGAACTTGAATTAATCCAGTCTAGCCCCCAGGATTTAAACCAAATTCAGTCAAAGTACAATAACCTATTTGAAATTTACGGCCAGTCCTCAGAAACGCTAACACTGCAATTGTCTTATGCTCACTTTTTGGCTTTCTATCTTCATAATTACCCTGAGGCAATTAGTTTTTTAAAGACTGCAATCAATACTCAGCTGTCTGCGAATGAGTTGGGGCGCATCAAATTAAAATTGGCTGATGTTCTTATAATCGATGAGCAGTTCAACAAAGCTCTTCTGTATTACGCTCAAGTTTATACCACCCTCAGAAACAGCCCTTTGGCTCAAGAAGCCCGTTTCAAATCTGCAAAGGCAAGCTACTATTCAGGAGATTTTGAATGGGCTGAATCCCAATTAAAGGTTCTAAAATCTTCGACCTCACAGCTTATTGCCAACGATGCACTTGAACTCAAGCTTTTGATTACTGATCACAAATTTGGCGACAGTTTGCAGTCGCCTCTACGCCAATACGCTAAGGCAGACTTGTTGAATCACCAAAATAAAAAAATAGAGGCTATTGAGGTACTCAATAGATTAATCCAAGATCACAGTACCCACGCCATTGTTGATCAGGCTTTATTGTTTCAAGCAAAATTGTTTGAACAAAACAACCAATTCTCAAATGCCTCTGAAAATTATCTGAAAATTATCACTGATTTTTCCTCTGAAATTTTAATTGATGATGCCCTTTATGCAATGGCCCAACTACTTCGAATTAAACTCAGTCAAGATGAAAAAGCAATGCCGTATTACGAAAAAATTATATTTAATCACCCGGATAGTATTCATTTTGTAGACTCCAATAAACATTACCGAAGCTTAAGGGCTAAATACCAAAAGCAAACAACTATAGATTTATGA
- the serS gene encoding serine--tRNA ligase, translated as MLQVAFIRENKAEVVERLSKRIDHAGDSVEQLLALDLSRRTTQTQLDATAAELNTLSKEIGQFFKSGQVEKANLLKQKTADLKDQKVKLTESLNATADELQQLLYQIPNLPHASVPEGDSEDDNLEVFRNGSVPELHKNAQPHWELAKKYDIIDFELGNKIAGAGFPVYKGKGARLQRALINYFLDKNTAAGYNEVQVPHLVNEASGLGTGQLPDKEGQMYYVSADDLYLIPTGEVPATNIFRDQLLQENDLPKQLTTYTPCFRREAGSYGAHVRGLNRLHQFDKVEILRVEHPKNSYNALDAMVEHVKGILEELKLPYRILRLCSGDLGFTSALTYDFEVFSTAQDRWLEISSVSNFETFQANRLKLRFKNAEGKTQLAHTLNGSALALPRVLAGILENYQTELGIEIPEVLRPYTGFDRID; from the coding sequence ATGTTACAAGTTGCATTCATTAGAGAAAACAAAGCAGAAGTTGTCGAACGTCTATCGAAACGCATTGATCATGCTGGAGATAGTGTTGAACAGCTCTTGGCTTTAGATCTTTCTCGTCGAACAACCCAAACACAATTGGACGCCACAGCCGCAGAGCTGAACACACTTTCCAAAGAGATTGGTCAGTTTTTTAAATCGGGACAGGTCGAAAAAGCGAATTTACTTAAGCAAAAAACTGCAGATCTCAAAGATCAAAAAGTGAAACTCACCGAGTCTTTGAACGCTACTGCTGATGAATTGCAACAACTATTGTATCAAATTCCAAACCTACCGCATGCCTCTGTACCTGAGGGTGACTCTGAAGATGATAACCTAGAAGTGTTTCGAAATGGTTCAGTACCAGAATTGCATAAAAACGCCCAACCCCATTGGGAATTGGCTAAAAAATATGACATCATAGATTTCGAGTTGGGCAATAAGATTGCTGGAGCAGGATTCCCTGTTTACAAAGGAAAAGGAGCTCGTTTACAACGTGCACTTATCAATTATTTTCTGGATAAAAACACCGCAGCCGGATACAATGAAGTACAAGTACCCCATCTTGTAAATGAAGCATCGGGATTAGGTACTGGTCAGCTTCCAGACAAAGAAGGACAAATGTATTATGTCTCTGCAGACGATTTGTACCTTATTCCAACGGGTGAAGTTCCTGCTACAAATATTTTTAGAGACCAGCTTTTACAAGAAAATGATTTACCCAAGCAACTCACAACGTATACCCCTTGTTTCCGAAGAGAAGCAGGGAGTTATGGCGCACATGTACGAGGGTTGAATCGATTGCATCAATTTGATAAAGTTGAAATACTTCGTGTGGAGCATCCAAAAAATTCTTACAATGCGCTCGATGCCATGGTAGAACACGTGAAAGGAATTCTTGAAGAATTGAAATTACCTTACAGAATTTTAAGACTGTGTTCGGGTGATTTGGGCTTCACGTCTGCACTGACTTACGATTTTGAAGTGTTTTCTACAGCTCAGGATCGATGGCTCGAAATCTCTTCTGTGTCGAATTTTGAAACCTTCCAGGCTAACCGCTTAAAATTACGTTTTAAAAATGCTGAGGGGAAAACTCAATTGGCACATACCCTAAACGGTAGTGCCTTGGCTTTGCCACGCGTTTTGGCAGGTATACTGGAAAATTATCAAACCGAATTAGGCATCGAAATCCCTGAAGTTTTACGCCCCTACACCGGCTTTGACCGAATAGACTAA
- a CDS encoding bifunctional riboflavin kinase/FAD synthetase: MKIKTAADYKRIKNSVVTIGTFDGVHVGHQKIINRLVHIAETNKLQALVLTFFPHPRMVVQKDSSIKLINTIDEKAAQLQQLGVDHLVLKEFTKTFSRLSALEYVRDVLVNKLKVKHIIVGYDHHFGRNRTATIEDLIEFGKFYGFEVTQIDAQEVGDVAVSSTKIRAALREGNMRVANDFLGYNFMLTGTVVKGKGLGANLSFPTANIFIEEPYKLIPKQGVYLVQSKIENQLVYGMMNIGKNPTVSQDNKTHIEVHFFNLDANLYTKTLKIELLEHLRSEIKFPNIEALKVQLEKDKALAQQRIDLLLKI, encoded by the coding sequence TTGAAAATTAAAACAGCAGCCGATTACAAACGCATTAAAAATTCTGTTGTGACCATCGGAACGTTTGATGGCGTACATGTTGGACATCAAAAAATCATAAATCGTCTTGTTCATATTGCTGAAACCAATAAGCTTCAGGCGCTAGTACTTACCTTTTTTCCCCATCCACGTATGGTGGTACAAAAGGATTCAAGCATCAAACTCATCAATACAATTGACGAAAAAGCAGCCCAATTGCAACAACTTGGAGTGGACCATTTGGTGCTCAAAGAATTCACTAAAACTTTTTCAAGACTTTCAGCTTTAGAATATGTGCGCGATGTCTTAGTCAATAAGCTTAAAGTAAAACACATTATTGTGGGTTATGATCATCATTTTGGCAGAAACCGAACAGCAACAATTGAAGACTTAATTGAATTCGGTAAATTTTACGGATTTGAAGTCACTCAAATTGATGCGCAAGAAGTGGGTGATGTAGCCGTAAGTTCAACCAAAATAAGGGCGGCTTTGCGTGAGGGTAATATGCGCGTTGCAAATGATTTTTTAGGCTACAATTTTATGTTAACAGGGACAGTTGTAAAAGGCAAAGGCTTGGGGGCAAATCTGAGTTTTCCAACTGCAAATATATTTATCGAAGAACCCTATAAGCTTATTCCCAAACAAGGCGTTTATTTGGTGCAATCTAAAATCGAAAATCAACTCGTTTATGGTATGATGAATATTGGGAAAAACCCCACCGTTTCTCAAGACAACAAAACCCATATTGAAGTTCATTTCTTCAATCTTGATGCAAATCTGTACACTAAAACTTTAAAGATTGAACTTTTGGAACACCTGCGCAGTGAAATCAAATTCCCCAATATTGAAGCGCTGAAAGTACAGTTGGAAAAAGACAAAGCATTGGCTCAACAACGCATCGATTTATTGTTAAAAATCTAA
- the pth gene encoding aminoacyl-tRNA hydrolase has protein sequence MFKWLFKFKKQQQATHSMAKKFLIVGLGNIGADYVHTRHNIGFKVLNHLAKINALEFEIRKLGTLASHKFKGRTFLLLKPNTFMNLSGKAVKYWLEKENIPLENLLVITDDLNLPFGTLRLKTKGSAGGHNGLKDIQDKLNTAQYNRLRFGISDEFSKGRQVDYVLGAWSDEESSKLDERLQRTSEAIISFGMAGVNTTMNQFNGT, from the coding sequence ATGTTCAAGTGGTTATTCAAATTTAAAAAACAGCAACAAGCAACGCATTCAATGGCCAAGAAATTTTTAATAGTAGGTTTGGGAAATATTGGAGCAGATTATGTGCATACGCGCCACAATATCGGATTTAAAGTATTAAACCATTTAGCAAAAATAAATGCATTGGAATTCGAAATCCGAAAATTAGGAACTCTGGCGAGCCATAAATTTAAGGGTCGAACTTTTCTTCTACTTAAGCCTAATACCTTCATGAATTTAAGTGGTAAAGCTGTAAAATATTGGCTTGAAAAAGAAAATATACCACTGGAAAACCTGCTCGTTATTACCGACGATTTAAATCTCCCATTTGGAACACTTCGTCTAAAAACTAAAGGATCTGCAGGTGGACATAATGGCCTTAAAGATATTCAGGACAAACTCAATACTGCTCAATACAACAGGCTGCGTTTTGGAATTAGCGATGAGTTTTCAAAAGGGAGACAAGTCGATTATGTTCTTGGAGCATGGTCCGACGAAGAATCATCCAAACTAGACGAACGACTTCAGCGCACATCAGAAGCCATTATCAGTTTTGGTATGGCAGGGGTCAACACCACTATGAATCAATTTAATGGGACATAA
- a CDS encoding 50S ribosomal protein L25/general stress protein Ctc: MKSITINGSKRESVGKKATKALRNAGQVPCVLYGGDQPVHFSAAELAFSKLVYTPNAHTVVIALGDTSYNAVLQDIQFHPVTENILHIDFYQLFDDKEIAMDIPVVLTGNSVGVRAGGVLRRNRRKLRIKALPTNLPDNIVVDISKLKIGNKVYVSELENDGFKFLHTDNTVVCQIKQSRVSVDIEDDEDEEGAEGAEGAAAEGGAEGAATTEA; this comes from the coding sequence ATGAAATCAATTACAATCAATGGATCGAAAAGAGAAAGCGTGGGCAAAAAAGCAACAAAAGCCTTGCGTAATGCTGGACAGGTTCCTTGCGTATTATACGGAGGAGATCAGCCAGTACATTTCTCAGCAGCAGAATTGGCATTCTCTAAACTTGTATACACACCAAATGCGCATACAGTTGTGATTGCCTTAGGAGATACTTCTTACAATGCTGTACTTCAGGATATTCAATTTCATCCTGTAACAGAAAACATCTTGCACATCGATTTTTATCAACTTTTTGATGATAAAGAAATTGCAATGGATATTCCTGTAGTTTTGACTGGAAATTCTGTTGGCGTACGCGCTGGTGGCGTATTGAGAAGAAACCGTCGAAAACTAAGAATTAAAGCTTTACCAACAAATTTGCCAGACAATATCGTTGTTGATATTTCTAAGCTAAAGATTGGAAATAAAGTATATGTTTCTGAACTTGAAAACGATGGGTTTAAATTTTTGCATACAGACAATACTGTTGTGTGTCAAATCAAGCAATCTAGAGTTTCAGTCGATATTGAAGACGATGAAGACGAAGAAGGAGCAGAAGGAGCAGAAGGAGCTGCAGCTGAAGGTGGTGCTGAAGGTGCCGCAACAACAGAGGCCTAA